The Streptomyces sp. NBC_00483 genome contains the following window.
GCAGAAGGCAGTTCATCGCTGTCGCCGCCACCGGGGTCGCAGTCGCCGCGCTGCCCACCGCCCTGGGCACGGCGGCGTATGCGAGCCCGGCCTCCGGTACCGATGCCGCACCCCGAGCCGCGACGGGCGCCGTCAAGCCCTTCCCCCTCGACGCCGTCGCCCTGCTGCCCGGCGTCTTCCGCGACAACCAGGCGCGCAACACCGCCTATCTGCACTTCGTCGACATCGACCGGCTGCTGCACACCTTCAGGAAGAACGTCGGCCTGCCGTCCGACGCCGAGCCGTGCGGCGGCTGGGAGGGGCCCGACGTAGAGCTGCGCGGCCACAGCACCGGACATCTGCTGTCCGGGCTCGCGTTGACGTACGCCAACACCGGCGACACCGGCGCCCGTGACAAGGGGCGCAAGCTGGTCGCCGCGCTCGCGGAGTGTCAGGAGGCCTCGCCGAAGGCGGGCTTCGGCAAGGGGTACCTGTCCGCGTTCCCGGAGAGCTTCTTCGACCGGCTCGAAGCCGGGTCCGGGGTCTGGGCGCCGTACTACACCATCCACAAGATCATGGCGGGGCTCGTCGACCAGCACCGTCTCGCCGGGAGCGAGCAGGCCCTCGACGTGGTGCTGCGGCAGGCCGCCTGGGTGGACAAGCGGACCGGGGCGCTGAGCCACGACCAGATGCAGCGGGTGCTCCAGACCGAGTTCGGCGGCATGAACGACGTGTTCGCCGATCTGCACGAGATCACCGGTGACACCAACTGGCTGAAGGTCGCCGAACGGTTCACCCACGACGTCGTCTTCGACCCGCTCGCCAAGAACGAGGACAAGCTCGCCGGGCTGCACGCCAACACGCAGATACCCAAGATGGTGGGCGCGCTGCGGCTGTGGGAGGAGGGCCTCGACGACCGCTACCGCACCATCGCCGAGAACTTCTGGCAGATCGTCACCGACCATCACACGTACGTCATCGGCGGCAACAGCAACGGCGAGGCCTTCCACGAGCCGGACGCCATCGCCGCCCAACTCTCCAACGGCTGCTGCGAGAACTGCAACAGCTACAACATGCTGAAGCTGACCCGCCTGATGCACTTCCACGCGCCGCACCGTGTCGACCTGCTCGACTACTACGAGCGCACCCTGTTCAACCAGATGCTCGGCGAGCAGGACCCCGACTCCGCACACGGCTTCAACATCTACTACACCGGCCTCGCTCCGGGCTCGTACAAACAGCAGCCCTCCTTCATGGGCGAGGACCCCAAGGCCTACTCCACCGACTACGACAACTTCTCCTGCGACCACGGCAGCGGGATGGAGACGCACGCGAAGTTCGCCGAGACCGTCTTCTCGCACGACGACGAGCGGCTCCTGGTGAACCTGTTCGTACCGGCGGAGGTGAAGTGGAAGGCGAAGGGGGTGAGTTGGCGGCAGACGACCGGCTTCCCCGACAAGGCGTCGACCACGCTCACCGTCACGGCAGGCACCGCCGAGCACGAACTGCGGGTGCGGATCCCGTCCTGGACGAAGGGGGCGCGCGTCACGCTCAACGGCCGGGCCCTCGGCGACCGTCCCAAGGCGGGCAGCTGGTTCGCGCTGCGCCGCCGCTGGAAGGCCGGTGACCGGATCGAGGTCACCCTCCCCATGCGGCTCGCCATCGAACCGACACCCGACGACCCGGACGTACAGGCCGTGTTGTACGGGCCGGTGGTGCTCGCCGGGCAGTACGGCGACCGGGGCGCGATGCGGATGCCCCGGCTCGACCCGAAGTCGGTGAAGCAGACGGCCGCCGCGCCGATGAGATTCACGGCGCGGGCCGACGATGAGAACGTCACCCTCCTGCCCATCGCCCGCACCCACCACGTGTACTACACGGCCTACTGGTTGACAGGCGAACCGCCGCCTCCGCCACCGGAGTTCGCCGCCTGGCACCGCTTCGACGAGACCTCCGGGACGACCGCCGCCGACGCGACGGGCAACGGCAAGACCGCCCAGTTGGTGGCCGGCGCGACCTGGACGACCGGCGGGAAGACCGGCGGCGCCGTCGCCCTCGACGGTTCGGACGGGTACGTGAAGCTCGCCGACGACGTGCTGGCCGGCGCGACCGCGTACTCGGTGGCGACCTGGGTGAAGCTCGACGGGACGCCCGATGCGTGGACCCGCATCTTCGACATCGGCAGCGGGGCCTCCGCCAACCTGTTCCTGACACCACGCTCCGACGCCGACACCCTGCGGTTCGCGATCACCGCCGGCGGCGCAGGGGCGGAGGAGCGCATCGACGTCGACCAACTCCCCACCGACACCTGGGTGCACGTGGCGCTGACGTACGGGAACGGCACGGCCGTGCTGTACGTCGACGGCGAGGAGAAGGGCCGCAACGAACATGTCACCGCGCAGCCGGACATGTTCGGCAACCACATCCGCGCCGGATACCTCGGCAAGTCCCAGTACGCCGACCCGTATCTGAAGGGCGCGCTCGACGACCTCCGGGTGTACGGGAAGACGCTGACGGCCGCGGAGGTGGCCGAACTGGCCGGGGCCTGAGGACCGCGGGGCGGGTGGGGGCACGCCGATCCCCACCCGCCCCGCTCCACCGTCAGCGCAGCGCGGCCGCCTCCTCGTCCGGGGTGTCCGCGGCTCCCGGCCGGGGCGCGGGCACCGACACCAGCGGCGGCTCCGTGGCACACGGCCGGGACCGGGCGAGCGCGCTCAGGCCGAAGGTGAGCAGGGCGTTCAACACCACTGTGACGAGGCCCGCGTTGACACCTCCGAGGTCGGGCTCTACCACGTACAGCACCAGGGAGGCGGCGACACCCGCGATCATGCCGGTCGCCACCGCCCACGCCCGCACCCGGCGGAAGAACAGCAGGGCGAACCAGCCCGGGATCAGCTGGCCCAGCAGGTAGTACGTCAGGTTGAGCACGGTCAGCATCAGCGACGACGCCGTCAGTGTCAGCACGGCGGCCGCCACCAGGAACACCGCGACGGCCAGCGTCGTCCACCGCCGCTGGGCCTCCGGGCGCAGGTTCGGCGCGAGGTTGCGGGAGACGATGCCACCGATCGACAGCGCCGTCACCGCGAGGACCAGCACCCCGGAGAGGCCCGCGCCGCCCGCGACCACACCCACCAGCCAGTTCGGCAGCACATCACGCACGACCTCCATGAACACCGTGTTGGGATCGGCGACATGCTTGCCGGCCGTGTACGCGAAGTAGGCCGTGGCCACCAGGAACGGGTACATCAGCATGTACGACGGCATCCACACCGTCGAGGACTTGATGGCCCGCTCGGAGCGTGCGGTGAAGATGTAGCCCGCGGAGAAGCCCAGATAGAAGGTGACCGCCTGGAAGACGATGGTGGTCAGCGCGAACACCATCGGGCTGCCCGACATGGTGACCTGCGCGCGCGGCACGGCCGCCGGATCCGTGACCGCCTCGATGCCACCGCCCGCGACGAGCGCGGCGACACCCGCGGCCACCACACCCAGCACCATGAGCCCGTCCTTGAGGATGGACACGAACGCCGGGGACCGCACCCCGGACACGGCGACGTACAGGAACGCCATCACGCCCGCGAGGATCACCGCCTGCACCGGCGTGATCGGCAGCCCGAGCGCCGTCAGCACCACCTGCATGCCGATGAACTGGTACTGGCCCCACGGCACCAGGGCCACCAACAGGGCCAGCGCCGTGATGAGTTCGAGGCCGCGGCTGCGGAAGTGGCGGCCGAACACGTCCGGGATGGTCATCGCGTCGTAGCGCACCCCGGCCCTCCAGATCAGCGGAGCCACGT
Protein-coding sequences here:
- a CDS encoding sodium:solute symporter family protein encodes the protein MIATVFFVIMVLSVLVAFSARRGIRKVSISEYLVGGRSFPPWLLYFLAVGEVYSIGTMIGFPAGIYAKGASYGVWFLGYILLAYPLGYYVAPLIWRAGVRYDAMTIPDVFGRHFRSRGLELITALALLVALVPWGQYQFIGMQVVLTALGLPITPVQAVILAGVMAFLYVAVSGVRSPAFVSILKDGLMVLGVVAAGVAALVAGGGIEAVTDPAAVPRAQVTMSGSPMVFALTTIVFQAVTFYLGFSAGYIFTARSERAIKSSTVWMPSYMLMYPFLVATAYFAYTAGKHVADPNTVFMEVVRDVLPNWLVGVVAGGAGLSGVLVLAVTALSIGGIVSRNLAPNLRPEAQRRWTTLAVAVFLVAAAVLTLTASSLMLTVLNLTYYLLGQLIPGWFALLFFRRVRAWAVATGMIAGVAASLVLYVVEPDLGGVNAGLVTVVLNALLTFGLSALARSRPCATEPPLVSVPAPRPGAADTPDEEAAALR
- a CDS encoding beta-L-arabinofuranosidase domain-containing protein, translated to MSRTERSNGSSSSQVTPGRRQFIAVAATGVAVAALPTALGTAAYASPASGTDAAPRAATGAVKPFPLDAVALLPGVFRDNQARNTAYLHFVDIDRLLHTFRKNVGLPSDAEPCGGWEGPDVELRGHSTGHLLSGLALTYANTGDTGARDKGRKLVAALAECQEASPKAGFGKGYLSAFPESFFDRLEAGSGVWAPYYTIHKIMAGLVDQHRLAGSEQALDVVLRQAAWVDKRTGALSHDQMQRVLQTEFGGMNDVFADLHEITGDTNWLKVAERFTHDVVFDPLAKNEDKLAGLHANTQIPKMVGALRLWEEGLDDRYRTIAENFWQIVTDHHTYVIGGNSNGEAFHEPDAIAAQLSNGCCENCNSYNMLKLTRLMHFHAPHRVDLLDYYERTLFNQMLGEQDPDSAHGFNIYYTGLAPGSYKQQPSFMGEDPKAYSTDYDNFSCDHGSGMETHAKFAETVFSHDDERLLVNLFVPAEVKWKAKGVSWRQTTGFPDKASTTLTVTAGTAEHELRVRIPSWTKGARVTLNGRALGDRPKAGSWFALRRRWKAGDRIEVTLPMRLAIEPTPDDPDVQAVLYGPVVLAGQYGDRGAMRMPRLDPKSVKQTAAAPMRFTARADDENVTLLPIARTHHVYYTAYWLTGEPPPPPPEFAAWHRFDETSGTTAADATGNGKTAQLVAGATWTTGGKTGGAVALDGSDGYVKLADDVLAGATAYSVATWVKLDGTPDAWTRIFDIGSGASANLFLTPRSDADTLRFAITAGGAGAEERIDVDQLPTDTWVHVALTYGNGTAVLYVDGEEKGRNEHVTAQPDMFGNHIRAGYLGKSQYADPYLKGALDDLRVYGKTLTAAEVAELAGA